Below is a genomic region from Pyxidicoccus trucidator.
GTCGCTCTTGCGGCTGCGCAGCGGCGGCAGGTGCAGGGGGATGACGCAGAGCCGGTAGTACAGGTCCTCGCGGAAGCGGCCCTCGCGCGCCGCCGCCAGCAAGTCCCTGTTGGTGGCCGCCACCACCCGCACGTCCACCTGGATGGGACGGCTGGCGCCCACACGCTTGATTTCCCCACCCTCCAGCGCGCGCAGCAGCTTGGCCTGCAAGTCGAGTGGCAGCTCGCCAATCTCGTCGAGAAAGAGGGTGCCTCCGTCGGCCTCCTCGAAGGCGCCCTTGCGCGCGGTGTTGGCGCCGGTGAAGGCGCCCTTCTCGTGGCCGAACAGCTCGCTCTCGATGAGCTCCTTGGAGATGGCCGCGCAGTTGACGGGGATGAGGGCGCGGTTCGCCCGCTGCGAGCAGGCGTGGATGGCGCGCGCCACCAGCTCCTTGCCGGTGCCGGACTCGCCCAGCACCGTCACCGCCGCGGACGAGGGCGCCACCCGCTCAATCAGCTCGGACAGCTGCCGCACCGACGGGTCCGAGCCGATGATGCCGTGGAAGTCCGCCACGTCCTTGCGTGAAGCCGGGGCCGCCGACTCCAGCACCAGCTCCGTCTCGCCCACGCGCAGCACGGTGGGCAGCGGCACCTCCGCCTCGAATACGCGCACCGGCCCCAGCCAGGTGCCGTTGGTGGAGCGCAGGTCCACCACGTGGAAGGTGCCGTCGCGCCGGGTCACCTTCAGGTGCCGGCTGGAGGCGAAGCGGTCCTGGAGGACCAGATCACAGCCCGCGTCCTTGCCCGCGGTGAAGCCCTCGCCCGTGAAGCGGTGCACGGACTCGTTGAGCCCCTGCTTCACCCGCACCTGCGCCGGCTGCCAGCGCGCGGTCCGCGCGTCCACGGCCTGCACGGACGTGGTGTGCCCCACCTCGGTGGTGACGTCCGCGCCGTCCCCGCCCGCGCGCAGCCGGAACACCGCGCGCCACTGGCCCAGGGCCAGGTCCGCGCCGTCCGCGAGCTCGCCCGCGGTGACGGACTGCCCGGCCACCAGCGTGCCCTTGCCGGACAGGTCCTCCACGCGGCAGCGCTCGCCATCCCACAGCAGGGCCACCTGCTGGCGGCTCACCTCCGGGTCGGGAATGGCGACGTCACACTGCTCGCCGCGACCGAGCACCAACCGGGCCCGGTCCACCGCCACCCGCAACACCTCCTCGCCACGACGAAAGAACACCAGCTCTGGCATTCCCAGCCCCTCCCGACAGGTTGGTTCCCGAGCGCTTTACACGGCGGGTGTTCACCTTTCAACCCCACGCCCCGGGTAGGGCGTGGGGGAGGGTGGCCTCAGCGACGCGGCGTGAAGGTGGGCCGGTTGAGGAAGCCGGCGAGGCGGGCGGCCCGGAAGCTGGGGTCCTTCTTGTCCGGCGGGAGGATGGTGACGCCCATGCCGATGGGCCCCAGCCGCTTCTGGGCCTCGGGGTCCAGCTTGAAGTTCACATCCATGGCCGGCTCGCTGTACTCCAGCCGCTTGCCCAGCTTCAGCGTGCCGGTGGCCAGGGCCTCCAGGTCGTCGCTCTTGAGGCGCAGCGTCTGCACGGTGCCCAGCCCCTTCTCGAACTGGATGCGCCCGGTGAGCGCGCCCAGCGCGATTCGCGGCAGGTCCACGGCCATCGCCTGCCCGCCGCCCATGGGGAGGGAGGCCTTGCCGCCCTTGATGACCAGCCCCTGCGAGTCCAGCGTCAGCTCGCCGTCCGCCTGGGACAGGTCCGCGTCCGGGCCCTTGCCCTTGGGCAGCGTCAGCGCGAGGGTGCCGTTCAGCTCACCCTCCATGTCCAGGCCGGTGAAGGCCGGCAGGTTGCCGCCGGAGGCCTGGAGGCCGTCCGCCTCCACGCGCACCTTCACGTCGCCCAGCCCGCCCACGGCCGCGCTCAGCGTGCCGCCCATGGCGCTCGCGCGCACGGCCACGCCCGGCGGGAAGAGGGTGGGGCGCACCGCCACGGAGTCGAGCAGCACCGGCTCGCCCAGTTCCAGCGCGCCCGGCACGTTGCCCTCGCCGGTGGCCAGGGCCGCAATCACCTCGGCACTCAGCGGCTGGGCCGGCTTGCTCACGCGCACCTGGGTGGCGGTGATGCCCGCCAGCCCCGGCCGCAGCGAGCCGATGCGCACGGCGAGCCCCGCCTGGGCCGCCTCCGTCACGAGCCGCGAGCGGATGGCGTCGTACGGGAAGGTGACGAACAGGCCGAGGATGAAGGCCACCACCGCGAACGCGGCGTAGCCGAGGAAGAGCTTCCAGCGGGCGGGCTTGGTGTCAGGAGGCATGGCTTATTGCTTCATCCGGTAGGTGGCGACGGTGGTCCACGCCGTCAGCGTGTCCGAGGCGCTCCTCGGCTCGATGCGCAGGTACTTCACCTTCACCACCCCCGGCCCGCTCTCCACCGTGGTGAGGAAGTCCGTCAGCTTGCGCAGGTCCACGTCCGTGAAGGTCAGCTCCACGGAGCTCTCGATGATTTTACCGTCCCCCACGCCCAGCTCGCCCTTGGGCGTCATGTTGGGCACCTGGAGGCCGGCCGCCGTGGCCTTGTCCTCGATGTAGCTGATGAGCTGCACGTCGCTGGACGACAGCTGCTGCTCCACCGACTGCCGCGCCGCCTGCGCCTCGCGGTAGCTGGCCGCCAGCGCCTGCACCTCCTGCAGCTTCGCCAGCTTGTCCTGCGTGCGCTTGCGGTAGCCGGACGCGCTGTTGGCGAACGTCACGACGACGGCGAAGACGATGAACGCCAGCAGCGCCGCGCCGGCGATGGACACCATCCGCCGCTCACGGTCACTCAGCCGCTCGAACCACGTCGTCACCGGTGCGAAGACTTCCTGGATCCTGGCCATGACTAGCTCTCCCCGCCCTGCGTCCCCGGGCACTGCACCTGGACGTCCAGGCGGAAGGACACCTTGTTGCCGTCCCGCGTCCGCTCCACTTTGCCCTGCCGCACGTCCTTGAAGCACGCGTGGCCCTTGAGCGCGTTGGACAGCGTGTCCACCTGCTTCGACGAGTCCGTCTCACCCTGGAGGATGACGCGGTCCAGGTCGATTTGAATCCGGTCGAACTTCACCGGCACGTCCTCCGGCACCCGCTGCGTGACTTCCGCCAGCAGATTCACCGCCGTCAGCTTGGGCAGCGCCGCCGCCGGGCTCTCCACGCCCTTGAGCATGCTGAGCGCGCGGTTGTAGTCCTTCTCGCACTTGCCGAGGATGCGCTGCGTGGTGTCACACAGCACGGCGTCCACCTGCGCCTCGCGGCGCGACAGCACCGAGTTGCGCACCACGCCGTAGGCGATGAAGAGCAGCAGGAGCGTGGCCGCGAACGAGGCCAGCAACCCCAGCTTGTCCTTCATGTAGTCGAAGTCACCCTTGAAGGAGAGGTCACCCCGGCGGAAGTTGAAGCGCGGCGCCCTGGCGCCCGTCGCGTTGCCCCGCAGCGCCAGCGAGTACGCCTGCACGGCCGCCGGCTGCACCGCCGCGGGAATCGCCTCCGCCGCGTCCGCGGGCAGCGCCAGCAGCCGCACCGGCAGGTTCAAGTCACGGGAGAGCTGCTCGGCCAGCCCGGGCATGCGCGCGGTGCCGCCGCTCAGCACCACCGAGCCCACCTGCTGGCGGGTGCGGGCGGTGAAGGCCTTGAGGGTGGGGCGCAGCTCGCGCAGCACCGGCTGCAGGCCCCGCACGAAGGCCCCCGCCGCGCGCTCCGCGTCCGGGCCCTGCGCCGCGCTGGCCATGGCCCCGTGCTGCTCCTTCCAGTGGTGCGCCTCCGCCAGCGACGTCTGGAACTCGGTGGCCAGCGCCTTGCTCAAGTCCCGCCCGCCGCCCGCGAAGGTGCGGGTGAACGTCACGCCCAGGCCCGGCTTGCCGAAGGACACCGAGGTGCGCTCGTGGCCGATGTCCACCAGCGCCACCGCGCCGCCCTCGCCCGTGCCCTCGAAGAGGCCCGGCGACTGCTGGAACAGGTTCTGGTAGGCGAGGCCGGGGTGGGTGACGATGCGCGGGTCCAGCTTGAGGTCCGCCAGCAGCGCCAGCAGCGACTGCAGCTCCTCCTTGCGCACCACGCCCACCAGCAAGTCGCTGGCCTTGTCCTTGCTGCCCTCCACATCCTTCAGGCCGACGACCTGGTAGTCGTAGACGGCGTCGGAGAGGTCGAAGGGCAGCTGGCTGCCAATCTCGAAGGGCAGCGTCGCTTCAATGCGCTTGCCGTCGGAGAACGGCAGGCTCAGCGCGTGCGTGGTGAGCGACGGGCCGGGCAGGGCGATGACGACCTGGTCCAGGTTTCCGGGCGGGAGCTGGCCGAGCAGCTCCTGCACCGCGGCGCGCAGGGTGTCCGCGCGCTCGCCCTCGGGCGCGCGCCGGACCTCGGCGAACCCCTTGACGGTGTGTCCCTTCGTCTTGGACTCCAGCACCACGCCCTTCACGGAGTGGCTGCCAAGGTCCAGGCCAAGAATGCGGGCCATACTATTCCTCTCTCCAGTACAGGAGCCTGCCCAGCGTGTCGTCCAGCCGGACCACGGCGGTGAGCGTCTTCTGCACGCTGCCCGCTTCTCCCACGGATTTGATGGTGAACGTCTGACTCTTGTCGCCCACGAGCCGGTTGCCCGCCACGTTGGCCTTCACGGCCGGGTTGATGGGGATGCCGGCTGACTCGACCACGGCGACGAAGTCCTGCACGGACATGCCGAAGAAGCTGAACATCTTCGCCGAGCGGACGCGGGTGATGACCTCGTTGAGGAACACCGGGTCGTGCAGCCGCGGGTCCGGCCGCGTCTGGTCCGCCACCGACATGATGGCCAGCCCCAGCATCACCGGGTCGTCCGTGTTGATGTTGGGCCGCCGGTTGATGTCCGGGTACACGGTGAGCCTGTCGCGGAACGCGGACATGAACTGGTCGTTCACCCCGTGCACCCGGTACAGCTCGTCCACGCTGTCGAAGCGCGCGTTCTTCGGCTCGTAGGTCGGGTCATAGCGGCTGTACGCGGCGCCCTCATCCGAGAAGCCGGAGGGCAGGGGGTTCGTTGCGTCCACCAGGTTGATGGCCGAGCCCGTCTCGTCGTCGTCCGCCCAGTCCTTCAGCGCCAGCACCACGTCCTGCGGCGTGCTGCGCACCTTGTTGGCGTCGTCGCGCTCCCAGAGGAACTCGAAGCGCTTGTCGTTGAACATGTCCAGCATGCGCAGCATGGTGGGGTACGCGTCGCCGGCGCCGGCCATCAGGCGGTGGACGTTGAGCTTCTCCTCCTCGTCGGAGATGGAGGCCAGGAAGCAGCCCTCGAAGCCGCCGAAGGAGCGTTGCGTCATCTGCGACGCCACCTCCATCGCCGCCGGGTCCTTCTCGGCGTCGTCCATCTTGAAGTCCTTGTCGTCCGCCGGCTCCATCGCCGCCGTCTCGCCGTCCGCGCCCTCGCTCTTCACCAGCCCCTTGAGCATGTGGCAGTCCACACGCGCCATCTTGTAGAGCTGGATGTTGAGCGACGACGGCTGCGGCGTCTGCTGGCCACCCTGCTGCGCCTGCGGGCCCAGGAACTGCGAGAGGAGGGCCGCCGGGTTGGGGATGGGCGTCTGGTCCACCTGCTTCTGGAAGCGCAGCAGCAGCCGGGACAGGGCAATGCCCGAGCGCGCCAGGTAGTACGCGCGCACCTCGTCCCGCTGGTTGGCCGCCAGCTGCAGGTCCACCCGGCTGTTGTAGGCGAAGTCGGTGGCAATCACCGTGAGGATGGCGATGGACACCACCGCGATGATGAGCGCCACGCCACGCGAGCGCCGCTCACGGCGGGCCGCGGGGGACGCGCTCCTACGGCGGCGGGACTTCTGTTGGAAGAAGCTGGGCATCAGTACCTCGGCAGCTCCGTGTTGAGCATGATGCGGGCCTGGGTGGTGTACTTCGCTTCCTTGCCCGTCTCGTCCACGGCCGTGACGGTGACGCGCACCCGCGTGGGCAGCAGGGCCTTGAGCTCCGTGCGCCGGGTGTCCCACTCGTCGTCCCACTCCTTCTTCTCCGAGTTCCAGTACGCGAACTCCAGCCCCTTGACGCCCTCGAAGAGCACGTCCGTGTTGCCGCCCCGGTCCATGCGGTCATCCACGTTGGGGTTGACGCGGCGCTTGAGGTCCTGCCGCCCCTTCGCCTCCCGGTCCGTGGACGCCTCCACGAAGTACTCCACCACCGCCTGGTCGGACTCCTTCACGTCCGTGTACAGGCGCTGGTGTGAGAACGTGGTGAAGAGCAGCTTGTCCCGCTCGCCGACGAAGTTGGTGGGCCGGTCGTTCTGATCTCGGAAGCGCTTCAGGTCATACCTGTCGCTGACGTACGCGGAGCCAATCTCGCGCGCCATGCGGTTCATGGCCACGCGCACCTGGCGGTAGCGGTCCGCGTCCGCCTCCACCGTCTCCTTGGCCGTCAGGCCCGTCTGGAAGGCCATGGCCACCACGGTGCCCATCAGCGCCGTAATCGCGACGGCCACCATGACCTCCATCAGCGTGAAGCCGCGAGCGTGGCGCCTCATCACTGGGTCCTCCTCTGGAAGCCGGGGATCTTGATGTTGCCCAGCGGGTTGTTGCCCTGGCCGCCCGGGGGGACGATGCCGCCCGTGCCCGGCTGCTGGGCGCCGCCGTTGCGCTGGTTGTTGAAGTCGGACTGGCGCATGAGCGGCATGCGCGTCTGCGGGTCCAGCATGGTGCCGTTGGGGCCGGGCATCGGGTTGGCCACGATGAGGCCCGTGTTCGGGTTCACCCACTGGTTCTCCTGGCCCGGGGGCTGCTGGCCCTGCGACTGGGCGAAGGCCGCGCCGCCGTTGCGGTCCGAGCCCGGCCCCAGAGACACCACGTGCGTCACCAGGTCGATGCTCTCCAACTGCGTGCCCTCCATCCAGAAGACCGTGAGGTGCACCTCGCGCACCGTCTGGGTGATTTGCTGAATCATCTGCGTGAACATGGGCTGCGCCATGCCCATGGCCGCGCCGCCCATTCCACCCAGGCCCGAGGGCTGGGGACCGCCGGACGCGCCGTCCTTGCCACCGCCGCCGCCCGCGCCGCCGCCGAAGAGGCTGGCGATGCCGCCCATGGGGTCTCCATCCCCGCTATCGCCGATGGGCAGGTTGAAGATGGCGCCGATGAGCTGGTCCGGCGTCACGCCCTCCGTCTTGGGGGCGATGATGCGCGCGCGCCACTTGAACTGGGGCCAGCCGTCGTCGGAGAAGTCACCGGACTCCTCGTCGTCGTCGTTGGAGAAGCCGTCGTCGTAGAGCTTCTGCTCCAGGTCCGTCATCTTCGAGCGGGCCAGCAGCGACGCCACGGTGAGGCGCTTGGTGTAGACGTGGTTGGACACCGCGCCCGCGTTCAGGTCGAAGATGGCCATGAGCGCGAGCCCGAGGATGGCGAGCGCCACCACCACCTCCAGCAGGGTGAAGCCCTGGTTGCGTCTCATTTCGGCACCTCCAGCTCTTCGGCCACCACCTGCACCTTGCCGGTGAGGGGTGACACGTCCAGCGTCCAGACGTTGTCCCCCTGCTTGACGTACACGTGGGCCTTCTCCGTGTAGCCCTGCGGGAAGAAGTAGAGGTAGGCCACGCCGCTCTCCACCGGCTCGCGCTGGTGGCGCGTCCACACCGACACCTTCACGTCCCCCGGCAGCTCGCGCGAGGGCACCTCTTCCGAGGTGTACGACGAGAAGCGGGCCGCGTTCTCCACGCGCTGCTTCTCACCTTCCATCAGCTCCGTGGCGGTGGGCGCGTCCCCGCCGGACACGAGGTAGTTGCGGCGCGTCTCGCCGTTGGCGCCCGTGCCTCCGCTGGCGCGCGCGTTCCGCTCGCGCTCGCTGTTCTCGTCGCGCAGCGCGGTGTCCCGGTCCCTCGACGTCGTCACCGCGCCCTCCGCGCACTCGGCGTGGTAGCGGGTGGGCTCCTCGCTCTTCGGGTCGGGAATCTCGAACACCAGGCGGCACGTCTTGCCGCGCAGCGCGGCCGAGTCGTACAGCGAGCGGATGAGGCCCGCCAGCTCGCCCGCGGAGCCCTTCGCCTTGGCGCCGGTGATGGAGCCGATGCCCATCACCGCCGCGGAGAACAGCATCGCGACGATGATGATGGCGATGGAGATTTCGATGAGCGTCAGGCCGCGCTGGGCGCGGCGGCGGGCGGGCGTCATGGCTGCTCCCAGTGGGCGGCCAGCGCTCCGCCGCTGCTCAGGTCCGCGTCCGGGCCACTGCCGCCCGCCTTGCCGTCCGCCCCGTAGGAGACGACGGCGCCCGTCTTGCCGTCCATCCAGTACACGTACGGGTGGCCCCAGGGGTCCACCGGCACCGCGTCCAGCAGGCGGGCCTGGATGAGCGGGGTGAAGCCCTCTTCCTTCGAGGGGAAGCGCCCCATCAGCCGGTGGTGCGACTTGAAGAACCCCTCCAGCTTGCGGATCTCCGCCCGCGCCCGGCGCTGCTCGGTCGTGAGCGACGCGTCATGCGTCAGCCACACGAGGAAGAAGGCCAGACCCGTGGCGACCAGGAAGACGAGGGCCAGGATGAACCGCCCCACGTTCCGGGGGCGGTCCGTCCCCTCCTGCGAGGGCATCGGGGTGGTGAGGGAGGCGTGCTCGTTCATACCCAAGGCCCTATGCAACACGCGGGGTGCGCTACTTCTTCACTTGTTGTTGGCGGCGGCGCCGTCCGCGGAGGAGATGTCCGCGTCGTTGCCCTCGCCACCGGCGGTGCCGTCCGCGCCGTAGGAGATGATGACGGGCTTGCCGCCCTCGTTGATGTACACGTAGTCGTTGTTCCAGGGGTCCTTGGGCATCTGCTCCAGGGCCTGGGTCTCCACGAGCGCGTTCAGGCCCGAGGCGGTGTCGGGGTACTTCCCCTTCTTCGTGTAGTAGAGCTTCATCGCGCCCTGGATGCTCTTGATGTCCAGCGAGGCGCGGTCTCTACGGGCGGCCTCCAGCTGCGGAATCACCGCCACGCCCACGGCCGCCGCGATGAGGCCGAGGATGGTGATGACCACCATGATTTCAATCAGGGTCATGCCGCGGCTCTTGCGGCGCTGCTTCCTCTGGGTCTTCTGGCTCATGTCTCGTTCCTAGCTCGGGTGACTTTCTGGCAGTCCACCCGGTTGAGTTCGTGTCGTCCTGTCAGGGCGTCCGGGCCCCGTCCGCCACGCCCGCCTGCGGGCGCTGGGACTGGGGACCGTACAGCCGGGCCCCCACCGTCAGCAGCGCCGCCGCCACGGCAATCATGGCGGCCAGGGTGACGCGCTGAATCCAGCGGTCCATGGTGTCGTTCATCGTCGCGTCACTCCTCACCGGATGGCCGAGTTCACCTGGAGGATCGGCAGCAGGATGGAGAGCGCTACGAATGCAATCACCGCGCCCATCACCACGATGAGCAGGGGCTCGAGGAGCGAGGTGAGGGCGCCGATGCGCACATTCACCTGCGTCTCGTAGTTGTCCGCCACGTTGGTGAGCATGTCCTCCAACTGGCCGGAGCGCTCACCGATGGCGACCATGTGGTACACGAGCGGAGGGAACTCCCCCGAGCGCTTGAGCGGGGTGGCGATGCTCTCGCCCTCGCGGATGGAGTCGCGGGCCTTCTCCACCACCTCCGCGAGCACCGTGTTCGTCATCACCGCCTTGACGATGTCCATGGCCGCCAGCAGCGGGACGCCGCTCTTGAGCAGCGTGGCCAGCGTGCGGGCGAAGCGGGAGATGGACAGCAGGCGCACCAGGCTGCCGACGACGGGGGCCCTCAGGGTGATGCGGTCCCACTTCGGCTTGCCCTTGGGGCTCTTCGTCCAGCGCATGAACAGCCAGACGCCCAGCGCCATCAGCGGCACGGCGACGAACCACCAGTTCTGGAAGAAGTTGCTGGTGGCGATGAGGATGCGCGTGCTCAGGGGCAGCGTGGCCTTCATCGTCTCGAAGATCTTCGTCACCTTCGGCACCACGAAGACCATGAGGGCCACGAGGATGCCGCCGCCCACCACCATCATGATGGCGGGGTAGAGCATGGTGCTGAGAATCTTCTGCTGCAGCCGGGCCTGGTTCTCCGTGAAGTCCGCCAGGCGCGTGAGCACCGCGTCCAGCGCGCCCGAGGCCTCGCCCGCGCGCACCATGTTCACGTAGATGCTGGGGAAGATTTTGGGGTGCTGGCCCAGGGCGTCCGCGAGGGTGGAGCCCTCGTTGACGCGCTGCTTGATGTCGGAGAGGGCGCGCTTGAAGCGCTCCTTCTCCACCTGGTCCACCAGCGCGCTGAGCGACTCCACCAGGGTGACGCCGGCGTGCAGCAGCGTGGACAGCTGCCGGGTGAAGATGGCGACGTCGTCGGTGTTGACGCGGCCCCGGCCCAGCTTGCGCAGGTCGATGTCGCGCGCCACCAGCGACGCGTTGGCGCCCTTGGACACGGCGGCGCGGCTGCCCTCCGCCTGTGCCAGCACGTCCGTGAGGAAGATGCCGTCGCCGCGCAGCTTGGAGCGCAGCGTCTTGGGGGAGTCCGCCTCGAGCAGGCCCTTGATGGACTTGCCCGCGGAGTTGATACCTCTGTACTCGAAGACCGGCATGGCTCAGACCCCGGCCCCTCCCAGGGAGGAGCTGTCGGTTACATGTCCTCCTGGGTGATGCTCAGCACTTCCGCGATGGTCGTCTCGCCCAGGGAAATCTTCCGCGCGCCGTCGTCCAGCAGCGACGTCATGCCCTTGGACGCTGCGGAGCGCTTGATGGTGGACGCGTCCACGTTCTTCAGCACGAGCTGGCGGATGTCGTCATCCACGGGGAGGAACTCGTAGATGCCGGTGCGGCCCCGGTAGCCGTTGCGGTTGCACGACGGGCAGCCGGTGGCCTTGTAGATGCGGTCCGTCCCGTAGCGCGCCTTGAAGGAGGCCAGCGTGTGGCTGAGCTCCTTGAGCTCCGCGTCCGTGGGCACGTAGGCCACGCGGCAGTCCGGGCACACCCGGCGCACGAGGCGCTGGGCGAGGATGCCGGTGAGCGACGAGGCCACGAGGAAGGGCTCCACGCCCATGTCCACCAGTCGCGTCACCGCGCCCGCGGCGTCGTTGGTGTGCACCGTGGACAGCACGAGGTGGCCCGTCAGCGACGCCTGGATGGCGATTTCCGCCGTCTCCTTGTCGCGGATTTCGCCGACCATGATGACGTCCGGGTCCTGGCGGAGGAACGAGCGCAGCCCCTGCGCGAAGGTGAGGCCAATCTTCGGGTTGATGGCCATCTGGCCAATGCCCTTGAGCTGGTACTCGACCGGGTCCTCGACGGTGAGGATGTTGAGGTCCGGCGTGTTGATTTTCGACAGGGCGCCGTAGAGCGTCGTCGTCTTGCCGGAGCCCGTGGGGCCGGTGACGAGGATGATGCCGTGCGAGCGCTTGATGACGGCTTCCATGGAATGGAGCGTCGCCTGGCTCATGCCGATTTCGGCCAGGTCCAGCAGCGTCGCCGTCTTGTCGAGCAGACGCATGACGATGCGCTCGCCGAAGGACGTGGGGATGGTGGACAG
It encodes:
- a CDS encoding sigma 54-interacting transcriptional regulator, with the translated sequence MPELVFFRRGEEVLRVAVDRARLVLGRGEQCDVAIPDPEVSRQQVALLWDGERCRVEDLSGKGTLVAGQSVTAGELADGADLALGQWRAVFRLRAGGDGADVTTEVGHTTSVQAVDARTARWQPAQVRVKQGLNESVHRFTGEGFTAGKDAGCDLVLQDRFASSRHLKVTRRDGTFHVVDLRSTNGTWLGPVRVFEAEVPLPTVLRVGETELVLESAAPASRKDVADFHGIIGSDPSVRQLSELIERVAPSSAAVTVLGESGTGKELVARAIHACSQRANRALIPVNCAAISKELIESELFGHEKGAFTGANTARKGAFEEADGGTLFLDEIGELPLDLQAKLLRALEGGEIKRVGASRPIQVDVRVVAATNRDLLAAAREGRFREDLYYRLCVIPLHLPPLRSRKSDLGALAEHFLRTYAPRGQAVRFTPAALERLQQHSWPGNIRELRNVVHRALLLRKGPVIDADGLAFDQELNRDTGISVPELPPGMTLEQMLEKLERQIVEAALKRCNNNRERVARELGVARSTLFKRLKDWGLTKQDEQE
- the gspN gene encoding type II secretion system protein GspN, with protein sequence MPPDTKPARWKLFLGYAAFAVVAFILGLFVTFPYDAIRSRLVTEAAQAGLAVRIGSLRPGLAGITATQVRVSKPAQPLSAEVIAALATGEGNVPGALELGEPVLLDSVAVRPTLFPPGVAVRASAMGGTLSAAVGGLGDVKVRVEADGLQASGGNLPAFTGLDMEGELNGTLALTLPKGKGPDADLSQADGELTLDSQGLVIKGGKASLPMGGGQAMAVDLPRIALGALTGRIQFEKGLGTVQTLRLKSDDLEALATGTLKLGKRLEYSEPAMDVNFKLDPEAQKRLGPIGMGVTILPPDKKDPSFRAARLAGFLNRPTFTPRR
- the gspM gene encoding type II secretion system protein GspM, with protein sequence MARIQEVFAPVTTWFERLSDRERRMVSIAGAALLAFIVFAVVVTFANSASGYRKRTQDKLAKLQEVQALAASYREAQAARQSVEQQLSSSDVQLISYIEDKATAAGLQVPNMTPKGELGVGDGKIIESSVELTFTDVDLRKLTDFLTTVESGPGVVKVKYLRIEPRSASDTLTAWTTVATYRMKQ
- the pilM gene encoding pilus assembly protein PilM; the protein is MARILGLDLGSHSVKGVVLESKTKGHTVKGFAEVRRAPEGERADTLRAAVQELLGQLPPGNLDQVVIALPGPSLTTHALSLPFSDGKRIEATLPFEIGSQLPFDLSDAVYDYQVVGLKDVEGSKDKASDLLVGVVRKEELQSLLALLADLKLDPRIVTHPGLAYQNLFQQSPGLFEGTGEGGAVALVDIGHERTSVSFGKPGLGVTFTRTFAGGGRDLSKALATEFQTSLAEAHHWKEQHGAMASAAQGPDAERAAGAFVRGLQPVLRELRPTLKAFTARTRQQVGSVVLSGGTARMPGLAEQLSRDLNLPVRLLALPADAAEAIPAAVQPAAVQAYSLALRGNATGARAPRFNFRRGDLSFKGDFDYMKDKLGLLASFAATLLLLFIAYGVVRNSVLSRREAQVDAVLCDTTQRILGKCEKDYNRALSMLKGVESPAAALPKLTAVNLLAEVTQRVPEDVPVKFDRIQIDLDRVILQGETDSSKQVDTLSNALKGHACFKDVRQGKVERTRDGNKVSFRLDVQVQCPGTQGGES
- a CDS encoding general secretion pathway protein GspK; this encodes MPSFFQQKSRRRRSASPAARRERRSRGVALIIAVVSIAILTVIATDFAYNSRVDLQLAANQRDEVRAYYLARSGIALSRLLLRFQKQVDQTPIPNPAALLSQFLGPQAQQGGQQTPQPSSLNIQLYKMARVDCHMLKGLVKSEGADGETAAMEPADDKDFKMDDAEKDPAAMEVASQMTQRSFGGFEGCFLASISDEEEKLNVHRLMAGAGDAYPTMLRMLDMFNDKRFEFLWERDDANKVRSTPQDVVLALKDWADDDETGSAINLVDATNPLPSGFSDEGAAYSRYDPTYEPKNARFDSVDELYRVHGVNDQFMSAFRDRLTVYPDINRRPNINTDDPVMLGLAIMSVADQTRPDPRLHDPVFLNEVITRVRSAKMFSFFGMSVQDFVAVVESAGIPINPAVKANVAGNRLVGDKSQTFTIKSVGEAGSVQKTLTAVVRLDDTLGRLLYWREE
- a CDS encoding type II secretion system protein GspJ, which encodes MRRHARGFTLMEVMVAVAITALMGTVVAMAFQTGLTAKETVEADADRYRQVRVAMNRMAREIGSAYVSDRYDLKRFRDQNDRPTNFVGERDKLLFTTFSHQRLYTDVKESDQAVVEYFVEASTDREAKGRQDLKRRVNPNVDDRMDRGGNTDVLFEGVKGLEFAYWNSEKKEWDDEWDTRRTELKALLPTRVRVTVTAVDETGKEAKYTTQARIMLNTELPRY
- a CDS encoding type IV pilus modification PilV family protein produces the protein MRRNQGFTLLEVVVALAILGLALMAIFDLNAGAVSNHVYTKRLTVASLLARSKMTDLEQKLYDDGFSNDDDEESGDFSDDGWPQFKWRARIIAPKTEGVTPDQLIGAIFNLPIGDSGDGDPMGGIASLFGGGAGGGGGKDGASGGPQPSGLGGMGGAAMGMAQPMFTQMIQQITQTVREVHLTVFWMEGTQLESIDLVTHVVSLGPGSDRNGGAAFAQSQGQQPPGQENQWVNPNTGLIVANPMPGPNGTMLDPQTRMPLMRQSDFNNQRNGGAQQPGTGGIVPPGGQGNNPLGNIKIPGFQRRTQ
- a CDS encoding prepilin-type N-terminal cleavage/methylation domain-containing protein, producing the protein MTPARRRAQRGLTLIEISIAIIIVAMLFSAAVMGIGSITGAKAKGSAGELAGLIRSLYDSAALRGKTCRLVFEIPDPKSEEPTRYHAECAEGAVTTSRDRDTALRDENSERERNARASGGTGANGETRRNYLVSGGDAPTATELMEGEKQRVENAARFSSYTSEEVPSRELPGDVKVSVWTRHQREPVESGVAYLYFFPQGYTEKAHVYVKQGDNVWTLDVSPLTGKVQVVAEELEVPK
- a CDS encoding type II secretion system protein GspG, whose protein sequence is MNEHASLTTPMPSQEGTDRPRNVGRFILALVFLVATGLAFFLVWLTHDASLTTEQRRARAEIRKLEGFFKSHHRLMGRFPSKEEGFTPLIQARLLDAVPVDPWGHPYVYWMDGKTGAVVSYGADGKAGGSGPDADLSSGGALAAHWEQP
- the gspG gene encoding type II secretion system major pseudopilin GspG, with product MSQKTQRKQRRKSRGMTLIEIMVVITILGLIAAAVGVAVIPQLEAARRDRASLDIKSIQGAMKLYYTKKGKYPDTASGLNALVETQALEQMPKDPWNNDYVYINEGGKPVIISYGADGTAGGEGNDADISSADGAAANNK
- the gspF gene encoding type II secretion system inner membrane protein GspF, with protein sequence MPVFEYRGINSAGKSIKGLLEADSPKTLRSKLRGDGIFLTDVLAQAEGSRAAVSKGANASLVARDIDLRKLGRGRVNTDDVAIFTRQLSTLLHAGVTLVESLSALVDQVEKERFKRALSDIKQRVNEGSTLADALGQHPKIFPSIYVNMVRAGEASGALDAVLTRLADFTENQARLQQKILSTMLYPAIMMVVGGGILVALMVFVVPKVTKIFETMKATLPLSTRILIATSNFFQNWWFVAVPLMALGVWLFMRWTKSPKGKPKWDRITLRAPVVGSLVRLLSISRFARTLATLLKSGVPLLAAMDIVKAVMTNTVLAEVVEKARDSIREGESIATPLKRSGEFPPLVYHMVAIGERSGQLEDMLTNVADNYETQVNVRIGALTSLLEPLLIVVMGAVIAFVALSILLPILQVNSAIR